A part of Parvimonas micra genomic DNA contains:
- a CDS encoding acetyl-CoA carboxylase carboxyltransferase subunit alpha, translated as MEYKDYEVIIKDLLKKKSSATDEKEKEILKNKIRKFCYEANQNLTSWDRVCIARNKSHPKAEDYIKRLFSNFIELHGDRYYGDDKAIISGIGMFHDIPVTIIAQAKGKTTEENIERNFGMSNPEGYRKAIRLAKQAEKFNRPIITFVDTAGAYPGKDAEERGQAEAIAKCLFEFSTIETPIICVVIGEGGSGGALALSVGDSIIMLENSIYSILSPEGFSSILWKDETKCKEASEMMKLTASDLRDKNIVDEIIREPFGGAQNNFSEVIKLLDECIYKKIKELRKVSKSSLLSNRYKKYRNIGVY; from the coding sequence ATGGAATATAAAGATTATGAAGTAATTATAAAGGATCTTTTAAAGAAAAAAAGTAGTGCAACAGATGAAAAAGAAAAAGAAATTTTAAAAAATAAAATAAGAAAATTTTGTTATGAAGCAAATCAGAATTTAACTTCTTGGGATAGAGTTTGTATTGCAAGAAATAAATCACATCCTAAAGCAGAAGATTATATAAAAAGATTATTTTCAAATTTCATTGAATTACATGGAGATCGCTATTATGGAGATGATAAGGCTATAATTTCGGGAATTGGGATGTTTCACGACATTCCTGTTACTATAATAGCACAAGCAAAGGGAAAGACTACAGAAGAAAATATTGAAAGAAATTTTGGAATGAGTAATCCGGAAGGTTATCGTAAAGCAATTAGACTTGCAAAACAGGCGGAAAAATTTAACAGACCAATTATAACTTTTGTTGATACTGCTGGAGCTTACCCAGGAAAAGATGCAGAAGAAAGAGGACAGGCAGAGGCTATTGCTAAATGTTTATTTGAATTTTCGACAATTGAAACACCTATAATATGTGTTGTAATCGGAGAAGGTGGAAGCGGTGGAGCTCTTGCTCTTAGTGTGGGCGATAGTATTATTATGCTTGAAAATTCAATTTATTCTATTTTATCGCCAGAAGGATTCTCATCAATTTTATGGAAAGATGAAACAAAATGTAAAGAAGCTAGTGAAATGATGAAACTTACAGCTTCAGATTTAAGAGATAAAAATATAGTTGATGAAATAATAAGAGAACCTTTTGGTGGAGCACAAAATAATTTTTCCGAAGTGATAAAACTTTTAGATGAATGTATCTATAAAAAAATCAAAGAATTGAGAAAAGTTAGTAAAAGTAGTTTGCTTTCTAATAGATATAAAAAATATAGGAATATTGGAGTTTATTAA
- a CDS encoding beta-ketoacyl-ACP synthase III: MKILGFGKAVPRKIVTNDDLSKFVETSDEWIFQRTGIRERRISDENTSELAYRSAVEAIENSNIDKNEIDLIVCATMTPDNFTPSVACMVQEKLGLGDNVTAFDVNAACTGFVFALKIVASMLNTYHKKALIIGCETLSKIINFEDRNTCVLFGDGAGAIVVEKDEKNEEFYTCSLGNDKDLIAENVEMNFEMKNKVLKSGFLKMDGKEVFKFAINVVEKSINKILDMNNLKIEDINLIIPHQANQRIINNVAKKFNISNDKFFVNLEKYGNTSAASIPMALCEAFESKKITKGDKVILVGFGGGLTWGSTIIEI; this comes from the coding sequence ATGAAAATTTTAGGTTTTGGGAAAGCTGTTCCTAGAAAAATTGTTACAAATGATGATCTTTCAAAATTTGTAGAAACAAGTGATGAGTGGATTTTTCAGAGAACAGGAATAAGAGAACGTAGAATTTCCGATGAAAACACAAGTGAATTGGCATATAGATCAGCTGTTGAAGCAATAGAAAATTCAAATATTGATAAAAATGAAATAGACTTAATTGTTTGCGCAACAATGACTCCTGATAATTTTACTCCTTCAGTAGCATGTATGGTACAAGAAAAGTTGGGACTAGGAGATAATGTTACTGCATTTGATGTAAATGCTGCATGTACAGGTTTTGTATTTGCCTTAAAAATTGTAGCTTCTATGCTTAATACATATCATAAAAAAGCATTAATAATAGGCTGTGAAACACTTAGTAAAATAATAAATTTTGAAGATAGAAATACATGTGTTTTGTTTGGAGATGGAGCCGGAGCAATTGTTGTAGAAAAAGACGAGAAAAATGAGGAATTTTACACTTGTAGTTTAGGAAATGACAAAGATCTCATTGCTGAAAATGTAGAAATGAATTTTGAAATGAAAAACAAAGTTCTTAAATCTGGCTTTTTAAAGATGGATGGTAAAGAAGTATTTAAATTTGCTATAAATGTTGTAGAAAAATCTATAAATAAAATTTTAGATATGAATAATTTAAAAATTGAAGATATTAATTTGATTATTCCACATCAAGCAAATCAGAGAATAATAAATAATGTTGCTAAAAAATTTAATATAAGTAATGATAAGTTTTTTGTTAATTTAGAAAAATACGGCAATACAAGTGCTGCAAGTATCCCAATGGCTCTTTGTGAAGCCTTTGAATCAAAAAAAATTACAAAAGGAGATAAAGTAATTTTAGTTGGCTTTGGTGGAGGATTAACTTGGGGTTCTACAATTATTGAAATATAG
- a CDS encoding DUF561 domain-containing protein, translating to MINEILGIKYPIFQGAMANISTAEFAADVSNSGALGIIGTGAMDAKMVRESIKKCKELTDKPFGVNVMLMNPYCDEIIEVILDEKVAVVTTGAGNPGVYVEKLKAQGIKVIPVVPSVALARRMESVGVDAVIVEGTESGGHVGELSTMALVPQVVDAINIPVIAAGGIADGRGFNAAISLGAIGVQVGTCLLVAKECPVHQNYKNAVIKAKDIDTVVTGRSINTPVRILKNDMSRKFLQLEKEVSSREELEKLTLGSLKRAVIEGDVKNGSVMLGQISGMIKEEKTLKEIFENIMEESKIEFKRLKNLIGGDNA from the coding sequence ATGATAAATGAAATATTAGGAATAAAATATCCGATTTTTCAAGGTGCGATGGCAAATATTTCAACTGCAGAATTTGCAGCAGATGTTAGTAATTCGGGTGCTCTTGGAATTATCGGAACTGGTGCAATGGATGCCAAAATGGTAAGGGAGTCTATAAAAAAATGTAAAGAACTTACTGATAAACCTTTTGGAGTTAATGTAATGCTTATGAATCCCTATTGCGATGAAATAATTGAGGTTATTTTAGATGAAAAAGTTGCAGTTGTTACTACAGGAGCAGGAAACCCGGGAGTTTATGTTGAAAAATTAAAAGCTCAAGGAATAAAAGTTATTCCAGTTGTTCCAAGTGTTGCTCTTGCAAGAAGAATGGAAAGTGTCGGTGTTGATGCAGTTATAGTTGAGGGAACCGAATCTGGAGGGCATGTTGGAGAACTTTCAACAATGGCTCTCGTTCCACAGGTAGTTGATGCGATAAATATTCCAGTAATTGCTGCAGGAGGAATTGCTGACGGCAGAGGTTTTAATGCTGCTATAAGTTTGGGAGCAATTGGTGTGCAAGTAGGTACTTGTCTACTAGTTGCTAAAGAATGTCCAGTTCATCAAAATTATAAAAATGCTGTAATTAAAGCAAAAGATATAGACACTGTTGTTACTGGTCGTAGTATAAATACACCGGTTAGAATTTTAAAAAATGATATGAGTAGAAAATTCTTACAATTAGAAAAAGAAGTTTCATCAAGGGAAGAATTAGAAAAGTTAACTTTAGGTTCTTTAAAAAGAGCTGTAATTGAAGGTGATGTTAAAAATGGTTCTGTGATGCTTGGACAAATTTCAGGTATGATAAAAGAAGAAAAAACATTGAAAGAAATTTTTGAAAATATTATGGAAGAAAGCAAAATAGAATTTAAAAGATTAAAAAATTTAATAGGGGGAGACAATGCTTAA
- a CDS encoding NAD(P)H-dependent flavin oxidoreductase, producing the protein MLNSIKLKNKILKVPIIQGGMGVGISLSNLVGNVMSENAMGVLSFAHPGYNRNTFLKNTSEDNFIAMKEEVKNARKISNGKGLLGVNIMVATSEYALYVKECVKLGVDAIISGAGLPLNLPELTKGSDVLIAPIVSSAKALNLILRRWDQHHNKIPDFVVIEGSEAGGHLGFKKDDVLNDTCESIDEILEQCLKLVVDYEEKYNQKIPIFVAGGIFTGRDIAKYVKQGASGVQIGTRFIATEECDAHEKYKEMFVKAKREDIIIVKSPAGFPGRAIRNKFTERLDKDGRIPVKYCVDCILPCNPKNTVYCITDALIRAVKGDVENGLVFSGTNAYRIDKITTVKELISELVSEANNELR; encoded by the coding sequence ATGCTTAATTCTATTAAATTAAAAAATAAAATTTTAAAAGTACCAATTATTCAAGGAGGTATGGGAGTTGGAATTTCATTGTCAAATTTAGTAGGTAATGTTATGAGTGAAAATGCTATGGGAGTTTTAAGTTTCGCTCACCCCGGATATAATCGCAACACATTTTTAAAAAATACATCGGAAGATAATTTTATTGCAATGAAAGAGGAAGTTAAAAATGCAAGAAAAATTTCTAATGGGAAAGGACTACTCGGAGTCAATATAATGGTTGCGACATCTGAATATGCACTTTATGTTAAAGAATGTGTAAAGCTCGGTGTTGATGCAATAATTTCAGGAGCAGGACTTCCACTCAATTTACCTGAATTGACTAAAGGAAGTGATGTTCTTATTGCCCCCATAGTTTCAAGTGCAAAGGCTTTAAATCTTATTCTTAGAAGATGGGATCAACATCACAATAAAATCCCCGATTTTGTTGTAATTGAGGGAAGTGAAGCTGGAGGACATCTAGGCTTTAAAAAAGATGATGTTTTAAATGATACTTGTGAAAGTATAGATGAAATTTTGGAACAATGCTTGAAATTAGTTGTTGATTATGAAGAAAAATATAATCAAAAAATTCCAATTTTTGTAGCTGGTGGAATTTTTACAGGAAGGGATATTGCAAAATATGTGAAACAGGGAGCGAGTGGAGTTCAAATAGGAACTAGATTTATTGCGACAGAAGAATGTGATGCTCACGAAAAATATAAAGAGATGTTCGTAAAAGCTAAAAGAGAAGACATCATTATAGTTAAAAGTCCAGCAGGTTTTCCCGGAAGGGCTATAAGAAATAAATTTACAGAAAGATTGGATAAAGATGGAAGAATTCCTGTAAAATATTGTGTTGATTGTATTTTACCATGTAATCCTAAAAACACAGTTTATTGTATAACTGATGCTTTAATAAGAGCAGTAAAAGGAGATGTGGAAAATGGATTAGTATTTTCAGGAACTAATGCTTATAGAATAGATAAAATAACAACTGTTAAAGAATTAATTTCAGAATTGGTTTCTGAAGCAAATAATGAATTGAGGTGA
- a CDS encoding ACP S-malonyltransferase translates to MKIAFLFAGQGAQYVGMGQELSDSSVFKEVFEYLPSNLQKICFEGPAEDLNNTLNAQPCIVAVSLGIAKVLKSKSVDCEYAAGLSLGEYTALAYSEAISVKDILELVKKRSEIMSNAVPENTGMAAIFNCEAKIIENVIKDIENLEIANYNSPKQIVITGSMNSIDEAILKLKDLGYKSKKLNVSGAFHSSYLKNASDELFSVLKDVEFKEPNKKIVFNTIGKTSNEDIKILLKNQIKSSVKFMQSVEFMIENGVDTFVEIGPGKVLSGLVKQINPDVNIYPVESLESIRKVVELLHE, encoded by the coding sequence ATGAAGATAGCATTTTTATTTGCCGGTCAAGGTGCTCAATATGTAGGAATGGGACAAGAATTGTCTGATAGTTCGGTATTTAAAGAAGTATTTGAATATCTACCTTCAAATCTACAAAAGATTTGTTTTGAAGGTCCTGCAGAAGACTTAAATAATACTTTAAATGCCCAACCTTGTATAGTAGCAGTTTCTTTAGGAATAGCAAAAGTTTTAAAAAGTAAAAGTGTTGACTGTGAATATGCAGCGGGCTTAAGTTTAGGAGAATATACAGCTTTAGCCTATAGTGAAGCAATTTCTGTTAAAGATATTTTAGAGCTTGTGAAGAAACGTAGTGAGATTATGTCTAATGCTGTGCCTGAAAATACAGGAATGGCTGCAATTTTTAATTGTGAGGCAAAAATAATTGAAAATGTAATTAAAGATATAGAAAATTTAGAAATTGCAAATTACAATAGTCCTAAACAAATAGTAATTACTGGCAGTATGAATAGTATTGACGAAGCTATTTTGAAATTAAAAGATTTGGGATATAAGTCAAAAAAATTAAATGTAAGTGGGGCTTTTCATTCAAGCTATTTAAAAAATGCTAGTGATGAATTATTTTCTGTATTAAAAGATGTTGAATTTAAAGAACCAAATAAAAAAATAGTTTTTAATACTATTGGGAAGACTTCTAATGAGGATATTAAAATACTTTTGAAAAATCAGATAAAATCAAGTGTAAAATTTATGCAAAGTGTTGAGTTTATGATTGAAAATGGCGTTGATACTTTTGTTGAAATAGGACCTGGAAAAGTTTTGAGTGGATTGGTTAAACAAATTAATCCGGATGTAAATATTTATCCGGTAGAAAGTCTTGAGTCTATAAGAAAGGTGGTTGAGTTATTACATGAATAA
- the fabG gene encoding 3-oxoacyl-[acyl-carrier-protein] reductase, which translates to MNKVALITGGSGGIGRAISIKLAEEGYDVVINYHSDYEKALEVKKVCEEYNVKVMLYKCNISKFEEVEIMFKEVVKEMGRVDVLVNNSGITRDTLILRMSEEDFDKVIDVNLKGCFNCIKNVSRIMMKQKSGVIVNISSVVGLSGNIGQVNYAASKAGILGITKSVARELVSLNVRCNAIAPGFIETEMTDKLSENVKEGILKSIPMNKMGSPEDVANLVKFLVSDESKYITGQVINVDGGMIM; encoded by the coding sequence ATGAATAAAGTTGCATTGATTACAGGAGGAAGTGGAGGAATAGGCAGAGCTATTTCAATCAAACTTGCCGAAGAAGGATATGATGTAGTTATCAACTATCATTCCGATTATGAAAAAGCATTAGAAGTAAAAAAAGTTTGTGAAGAATATAATGTTAAAGTTATGTTATATAAATGTAATATTTCAAAATTTGAAGAAGTTGAAATTATGTTTAAAGAAGTTGTAAAAGAAATGGGAAGAGTCGATGTTTTAGTTAATAATTCCGGAATTACAAGAGATACATTGATTTTAAGAATGAGTGAAGAAGATTTTGACAAAGTAATAGATGTAAATTTAAAGGGCTGTTTTAATTGTATAAAAAATGTTTCAAGAATTATGATGAAACAAAAATCTGGTGTTATTGTAAATATTTCAAGTGTAGTTGGACTTTCCGGAAATATTGGACAAGTTAATTATGCAGCAAGTAAAGCTGGAATTTTAGGAATTACAAAATCTGTTGCAAGAGAATTAGTTTCACTAAATGTAAGATGTAATGCAATAGCTCCAGGTTTTATAGAAACAGAAATGACAGATAAACTTTCAGAAAATGTAAAAGAGGGAATATTAAAATCAATTCCTATGAATAAGATGGGAAGCCCTGAAGATGTAGCAAATTTAGTTAAATTTTTAGTTAGTGATGAATCAAAATATATAACTGGTCAAGTAATCAATGTTGACGGTGGAATGATAATGTAG
- the fabF gene encoding beta-ketoacyl-ACP synthase II, giving the protein MKRRVVISGLGVVSPIGNDKEELWNSIENGKCGIDEITFFDTSEHKVKLAAEVKDLDFEKYYNKRDLKFNDRFVKFARIATKQAFEDSNLQDFDRDRMGVILASGIGGIETISNCENVLNEKGPSRVSPYFIPMALINIAAGTVAIDLDARGYCSSVVTACAAATNAIGEGFLKIRDGYLDIVVAGGSEASITSLAVAGFASMRALSESTDKNRASIPFDKERNGFVMGEGSAVLVLEELEHALKRNAKIYAEVVGYGNSCDANHITAPLSDGSGAGKAMLNAINDAGLNPKDIEYINAHGTSTPLNDKSETLAIKYAFGENYKDVLVSSTKSATGHLLGASGAVEALITTLALKNSYIPATLNTNEIDEECDLNIVKNKGLEKNIKYAMSNSLGFGGHNASLILKKWED; this is encoded by the coding sequence ATGAAAAGAAGAGTTGTTATAAGTGGATTGGGAGTTGTTTCGCCAATCGGAAATGATAAGGAAGAACTTTGGAATTCCATAGAAAATGGAAAATGTGGAATTGATGAAATTACTTTTTTTGATACGAGTGAACACAAGGTAAAACTTGCAGCAGAAGTTAAAGATTTAGATTTTGAAAAGTATTATAATAAACGTGATTTAAAATTTAATGATCGTTTTGTAAAATTTGCAAGAATTGCTACTAAACAAGCCTTTGAAGATTCAAATCTTCAAGATTTTGATAGAGATAGAATGGGAGTAATTTTAGCAAGTGGAATAGGTGGAATAGAAACTATTTCAAATTGTGAAAATGTATTGAATGAAAAAGGGCCTAGTAGAGTTTCTCCGTATTTTATTCCTATGGCGTTGATTAATATTGCAGCAGGAACAGTTGCGATAGATTTAGATGCGAGAGGATATTGTAGTAGTGTTGTTACGGCTTGTGCAGCTGCTACAAATGCAATAGGTGAGGGATTTTTGAAAATTAGAGATGGATATTTAGATATTGTTGTCGCCGGAGGAAGTGAAGCTTCAATTACTTCGCTTGCTGTAGCTGGATTTGCCAGTATGAGAGCTTTAAGTGAAAGTACAGATAAAAATAGAGCGAGTATTCCTTTTGATAAAGAAAGAAATGGGTTTGTAATGGGAGAAGGAAGTGCGGTACTAGTTCTTGAAGAGTTGGAACATGCCTTAAAACGTAATGCAAAAATTTATGCTGAAGTTGTAGGATATGGAAACTCTTGTGATGCTAATCATATAACAGCTCCTTTAAGTGATGGAAGTGGAGCAGGAAAAGCGATGTTAAATGCGATTAATGATGCAGGATTGAATCCAAAAGATATAGAATATATTAATGCTCATGGTACTAGTACACCTTTAAATGATAAGTCAGAAACTTTAGCAATAAAATATGCTTTTGGAGAAAATTATAAAGATGTATTAGTTAGTTCTACAAAATCAGCTACAGGACATTTGCTTGGTGCAAGTGGTGCTGTTGAAGCATTAATCACAACTTTAGCATTAAAAAATTCTTATATTCCTGCAACATTGAATACAAATGAAATTGATGAAGAATGTGATCTGAATATCGTAAAAAATAAAGGATTAGAAAAAAATATAAAATATGCAATGAGTAATTCTTTGGGTTTTGGTGGGCATAATGCCAGTTTAATCTTGAAAAAATGGGAGGACTAG
- the fabZ gene encoding 3-hydroxyacyl-ACP dehydratase FabZ: protein MVYNSNEIQEIIPHRYPFLLVDRIDYINEEKTEIVGTKCVSANEMQFMGHFPNKHVMPGVLIVEALAQTGCVLLLSKEENKNKIGYFAGINKMRFKQMVLPGDVLTLKVKLMNNKANIYIAEVCATVENKTVCSGEIICSVGN, encoded by the coding sequence ATGGTTTATAATTCAAATGAAATTCAAGAAATAATACCACATAGATATCCGTTTTTACTAGTAGATAGAATTGACTATATAAATGAAGAAAAGACAGAAATAGTTGGGACAAAATGTGTCAGTGCAAATGAAATGCAATTTATGGGACATTTTCCAAATAAACATGTTATGCCGGGTGTTTTAATTGTCGAAGCTTTGGCACAAACAGGCTGTGTTTTATTGCTTAGTAAAGAAGAAAACAAAAATAAAATTGGTTATTTTGCAGGGATTAATAAAATGAGATTTAAACAAATGGTTTTACCTGGAGATGTACTAACTTTAAAAGTAAAACTTATGAATAACAAAGCAAATATTTACATTGCAGAAGTTTGTGCAACAGTTGAAAATAAAACTGTTTGTAGTGGTGAAATAATCTGTTCAGTTGGAAATTAA
- a CDS encoding biotin--[acetyl-CoA-carboxylase] ligase: MKNLQNNLNIQEIQKNLKYKHNIEIFDSIDSTNKYLKSKINEKNYGTIVISNEQTNGYGKNDRQFISNKDTGVYMSILINPNCLIEESLKITILTSVAVLSAIKSICNLDVKLKWVNDIILNDLKVGGILCESQINLNTNIIDNMIVGIGINVKEFDFPPSLKNIATSIENNTNIKISRNELISEIINFFDLYFIDNKNYLNLYKENSYVLGKDITVIQNDRQFFAKAIDIEDNGALIVQEQEKIIKLISSDISIR, encoded by the coding sequence ATGAAAAATTTACAAAACAACTTAAATATACAAGAAATTCAAAAAAATCTAAAGTATAAACATAATATTGAAATTTTTGATAGTATTGATTCAACAAATAAGTATTTAAAATCAAAGATAAACGAAAAAAATTATGGTACCATTGTAATAAGTAATGAACAGACTAATGGTTACGGAAAAAATGATAGGCAATTTATATCTAATAAAGATACTGGAGTATATATGTCTATTTTAATTAATCCGAATTGTTTAATTGAAGAGTCTTTAAAAATAACAATTTTAACCAGCGTTGCTGTTCTTTCAGCAATAAAATCCATTTGTAATTTAGATGTAAAACTAAAATGGGTCAATGATATAATTTTAAATGATTTAAAAGTTGGAGGAATTCTTTGTGAAAGCCAAATAAACCTAAATACCAACATAATTGATAATATGATTGTTGGAATAGGAATAAATGTAAAAGAATTCGACTTCCCACCAAGTTTAAAAAACATTGCTACATCTATTGAAAATAATACAAATATTAAAATTTCAAGAAATGAATTAATTTCTGAAATAATCAACTTTTTTGATTTATATTTTATAGATAATAAAAACTATCTCAACCTTTACAAAGAAAATTCTTATGTTCTTGGAAAAGATATTACCGTAATTCAAAATGATAGACAATTCTTTGCAAAAGCGATAGATATTGAGGACAACGGTGCTTTAATAGTCCAAGAACAAGAAAAAATCATCAAATTAATCAGTTCTGATATAAGTATAAGATAA
- a CDS encoding MarR family winged helix-turn-helix transcriptional regulator produces the protein MAESNTRQTLNELLVDLFNFILYIQEKYMKEKGVPLTMYEVHLLENVSKIKNNTIGNIADAMLVTKGTLSVNASRLIKKGYLTKYVDKDDRRVVRVEITDKAKEVLKIHDEFHENLIDRALEDLNLSDNEVLNKSFESILNYFKTEYKKMSQKNDEPKVKETKFKKIKKLNRIKGKIKDNI, from the coding sequence ATGGCTGAAAGTAACACAAGACAAACGTTAAATGAATTATTAGTAGATTTGTTTAATTTTATATTATATATACAGGAAAAATATATGAAAGAAAAAGGTGTGCCTTTGACAATGTATGAAGTTCATTTGCTTGAAAATGTTTCAAAGATTAAAAATAACACAATAGGTAATATCGCAGATGCTATGTTAGTTACAAAGGGAACTCTTTCAGTTAATGCCAGTAGACTTATAAAAAAGGGATATTTAACAAAATATGTTGATAAAGATGATAGAAGAGTTGTTAGAGTTGAAATAACAGATAAGGCTAAAGAAGTTTTGAAAATACATGATGAATTCCATGAAAATTTAATTGATCGTGCATTAGAGGACTTAAATTTATCAGATAATGAAGTTTTAAATAAAAGTTTTGAATCCATTTTGAATTATTTTAAAACTGAATATAAGAAAATGAGTCAAAAAAATGATGAGCCTAAAGTTAAGGAGACAAAATTTAAAAAGATTAAGAAATTAAATAGGATAAAAGGAAAGATTAAGGATAATATTTAG
- the gatC gene encoding Asp-tRNA(Asn)/Glu-tRNA(Gln) amidotransferase subunit GatC, whose translation MVSKEEVKKIYYLANLNVKEEELDIIAKKFDDVLVFANEIMELDTSDCEALEIVVEHNSPLREDIVEESISREDALLNASDKEYGYFRLQRVVK comes from the coding sequence ATGGTTAGTAAGGAAGAAGTAAAGAAAATTTATTATCTTGCAAACTTGAATGTGAAGGAAGAAGAACTTGATATTATTGCAAAAAAGTTCGACGATGTTCTAGTTTTTGCCAATGAAATTATGGAACTTGATACTTCAGATTGTGAAGCTCTAGAAATTGTTGTTGAACATAACAGTCCTTTGAGAGAAGATATTGTTGAAGAAAGTATTTCAAGGGAAGATGCACTTTTGAATGCAAGTGACAAAGAGTATGGATATTTTAGATTGCAAAGGGTTGTGAAATAA
- the gatA gene encoding Asp-tRNA(Asn)/Glu-tRNA(Gln) amidotransferase subunit GatA: MDILSIREDFISGKVDLISFYTDVIKRIEDKKDLNIFLDFSKEKIMERVEFLNNKLKNKEKLGSLFGVSVSVKDNILVKGYKSTCGSKILENYSPIFNATIIDRLLEEDAVILGKVNMDEFAMGGSGETSYFGATKNPLDESLIPGGSSSGSASSVSADLAMISLGSDTGGSVRNPASFCACVGYKPTYGMISRYGVVSMASSLDQVGILSSDVKSILPVLNTIGGLDKMDAVTMRDAVDIKEDKDFSLKGIKIATVSNIENYEIDEIILKDYKKAIENLKNQGAIIEEVDFKYIKHSTNVYNVIMSSEVSSNMSRFDGIRYGYRTENYDSTRELFTNTRSEGFGEEVQRRIAMGTFYLASSNNQALYKKGLEVRDLISKEVNKVLSEYDFILTPTTTCLPSKIGAEKDNALKSYAGDTFNVPVNFAGLPAISIPLNLKKIGGSVQFIGKRFDDERLLNLAMNFERGL, translated from the coding sequence ATGGATATTTTAAGTATAAGAGAAGATTTTATCAGTGGTAAGGTGGATTTGATTTCATTTTATACTGATGTTATAAAGAGAATTGAAGATAAAAAAGATTTGAATATTTTTCTTGACTTTTCTAAAGAAAAAATTATGGAAAGAGTTGAATTTTTAAATAATAAATTAAAAAATAAAGAAAAATTGGGCTCTCTTTTTGGAGTTTCAGTTTCCGTTAAAGATAATATTTTAGTTAAAGGATATAAGAGTACTTGCGGTTCAAAAATTTTGGAAAATTATTCTCCAATTTTTAATGCTACAATTATTGATAGACTTTTGGAAGAAGACGCTGTTATTCTAGGAAAAGTTAATATGGATGAGTTTGCAATGGGTGGTTCAGGTGAGACTTCTTATTTTGGAGCAACAAAAAATCCACTTGACGAAAGTTTAATTCCTGGCGGCTCATCTTCAGGCTCTGCAAGTAGTGTAAGTGCAGATTTAGCAATGATTAGTTTAGGATCTGATACAGGCGGTTCTGTTAGAAATCCTGCATCTTTTTGTGCTTGTGTAGGATATAAACCTACTTATGGAATGATTTCAAGATATGGAGTTGTTTCTATGGCAAGTAGTTTAGATCAAGTAGGAATTTTATCAAGTGATGTTAAATCAATTTTGCCTGTTTTAAATACAATTGGCGGTTTGGATAAAATGGATGCAGTTACAATGAGAGATGCTGTAGATATTAAGGAAGATAAAGATTTTTCTTTAAAGGGTATTAAAATTGCAACAGTTTCTAATATCGAAAATTATGAAATTGACGAAATTATTTTAAAAGATTATAAAAAGGCGATTGAAAATTTAAAAAATCAAGGCGCTATAATTGAAGAAGTAGACTTTAAATATATTAAACATTCTACAAATGTATATAATGTTATTATGAGCTCTGAAGTTTCAAGTAATATGTCAAGATTTGACGGTATCAGATATGGATATAGAACTGAAAATTACGACTCAACAAGAGAACTTTTTACAAATACTAGAAGTGAAGGTTTTGGAGAAGAAGTTCAAAGAAGAATTGCAATGGGAACTTTCTATCTTGCAAGTTCAAATAATCAAGCTCTTTACAAAAAAGGCTTGGAAGTTAGAGACTTGATAAGTAAAGAGGTAAATAAAGTACTTTCAGAATATGATTTTATTTTAACTCCTACAACAACTTGTCTACCAAGCAAGATTGGAGCAGAAAAGGATAATGCTTTAAAATCTTATGCAGGGGATACTTTTAATGTGCCTGTGAATTTTGCCGGGCTTCCTGCTATTTCCATTCCTTTAAATCTTAAAAAAATTGGTGGAAGTGTTCAATTTATAGGTAAGAGATTTGATGATGAAAGACTATTAAATCTTGCAATGAATTTTGAAAGGGGGCTTTAA